The DNA sequence GAATTCGGATATGAACAAAATCTCTGGGACGGAAAGCTTCTCATGCATCATATCTCCGAGAAATTTCACGTGAAAGTGAGTGTAAGGACATGCCAGCTGATCTTTCACAGGCTTAAGTTCCGCAGACGAAAGCCCAGATCGGTAATCTCCAAGGGCGATCCTGTGAAACAGGACGCTTTTAAAAAAACTCTCTGAAGACCTGAAGAGAGGCGATACAGATATATGGTCACTGGACGAATGCCATTTCTACCAGCATGGAACCACCCTGGCCATGTGGATACCACCCGAAGATAAGGATCCATCAGTACTGCAGTATCCCACAAGGAAAGGTATGAGCGTATTTGGCGCTGTGAACATCCGGACAGGAGAATTCGCAGGCATGATGTCAGATGTGTTCAACGCCATAACCTTCCTGAGATTTCTTACCGTTCTGATGAAGCGTGGAGAAGGAAGGAAGATGCAGATCATTCTGGACAACGCCAGATACCATCACGCAAAGTTGCTCCTGCCATGGTTGGAGAAACATAAAGAACTGCTATTTCTTGATTATCTCCCACCATACTCCCCAAAACT is a window from the Thermoplasmatales archaeon genome containing:
- a CDS encoding IS630 family transposase, which codes for MDECHFYQHGTTLAMWIPPEDKDPSVLQYPTRKGMSVFGAVNIRTGEFAGMMSDVFNAITFLRFLTVLMKRGEGRKMQIILDNARYHHAKLLLPWLEKHKELLFLDYLPPYSPKLNPIERVWKLLKKLKLHNQYFPDLKGMIKVVARQFLLWIEENEILKTLCHME